The genome window TCCGGGGCCAGCCGCGCCCACGGCACCAGCACGAACGCGCGGACGCGGGCGCGGGGGTGCGGCACCTCCAGCGCGGGCCTGCCGTCGGCGTGGGCGCCGTCCGCGGCCACGAGGGCGCCGCAGGCGATGACGTCCACGTCGAGGGTGCGCGCGCCCCACCGCACCTCGCTGGCGCGCACGGCCGCGTCGCGCCCGTGGGCGGACTCCACGGCGCGGCACGCGGCGAGCAGCGCCCGCGGCGAGAGCGCGCAGCGCAGGCGGACGACGGCGTTGAGGTAGTCCGGCTGGGGCGCGGCCCCCGGCAGCCCGACCGCGGCCGTCTCCACCACCCCGGACGCGCCCACCACCTCCAGGCCGCTCGTCGCGGCCAGGTCCCTGACGGCGGTGGCCAGCGCCGCCCGGCGGTCGCCGAGGTTGGCGCCCAGGGCCACGACGGCGTCGTACGGTCGTGCGGGGACGGCGTCGAGCAGGTCGCCCCGGCGGCGGACCACGGTGATGACGACGTCGTCGAAGGGCACCTGGACCGGCGCCTGCGGCTTGTGGACGGCCACGGCGACGGCGCGGACCCCCGCGTGCGCCAGGCAGGCGCTCGCCACCCGGCCGGCGAGCACCTCGACCAGCTGCACCGGCTCCCCGGCCAGCACGGCCACGACGTCGGCGGCGACCACGGAGTAGTCGACGGCGTCGGACAGCTCGTCGGTGACGGCGGCGGTCCGCGTGTCGACCTGGAGGTCGACGTCCGCGGTGAAGACCTGCCCCAGCTGGCGCTCGGCGTCCAGGACGCCGTGGCGGCCCCGCGCGCGCAGGCCGCGCAGGGAGACGACGTCCCCGTGCAGCTCCGCGGTGAGCAGCCCGCTCACGCCGCGGCCTCCGCCCAGCGGGCCGCCACGCGCACGGCGTCGGCGCTGGGCCTCACCGCGTGCACGCGGACGCCCCACGCGCCGGCCGCTGCGGCCAGCGCCGAGACGGCCGCGGTCGCGTCGTCGCGCTGGTCCGGGGGCCGGGGGACGACCGGAGCGCCAGCAGTGCCGGCGGTGCCGTCAGAGCTGGCGCCGTCGGCGAGCAGCGTCCCCAGGAAGCGCTTGCGCGAGGCGCCCACGAGCACCCGGCCCCAGGCGCCCACCAGCTCCGGCAGGGCCGCCAGCAGCGCCCAGTCGTGCTCGGCGCGCTTGGCGAAGCCCAGCCCGGGGTCGGCCACCAGCTGGCCGGGCCGGGCGCCCGCCGCCTCGAAGGCCGCCAGGCGGGCGCCCAGCTCGGCGCGGACCTCGGCCACGACGTCGTCGTAGACGGCGAGGTCGTTCATGGTGTCGGAGTGGCCGCGCCAGTGGCCCAGCACGCAGGTGGCGCCCGAGGAGGCCACCAGGTCGGCCATCGCGGGGTCGGCGAGCCCGCCCGAGACGTCGTTGACGATGCTGGCGCCGGCCGCCAGCGCGGCAGCCGCCACGCCGGCGCGCATGGTGTCCACGCTGACCACCACGCCCCGGTCGGCCAGGGCGCTCACCACGGGCAGCACCCGGGCCAGCTCCTCCGCCTCGCTGGGCCTGGTGGCCCCCGGCCGGGTCGACTCGCCGCCGACGTCGACGACGTCGGCGCCCTGGGCCACCAGCGCCAGGCCGTGCTCGACGGCGGCGGGGGCCGCCAGGTGCAGCCCGCCGTCGCTGAAGGAGTCCGGGGTGGTGTTCACCACGCCCCAGACCAGGGTCCTGCGCACCGCCCGGGGTCCAGCCCCGGGCGCGCTCACCAGCTCCACCGGATCGTCAGCTCCCGTCCCAGCGACTCAGCGGCCGAGCACCAGGCTCAGCGCCTCGGCACGGGTGGCGGCGTCGCGCATGCCGCCGCGCACCGCCGACGTGGTGGTGCGGGCCCCGGGGGTCCGCACGCCCCGCACGCTCATGCACAGGTGCTCGCAGTCCACCACGACGAGGACCCCGCGCGCGTGCAGGTGCTCGACCAGCGCGTCGGCCACCTGCGTGGTGAGGCGCTCCTGCACCTGCGGCCGGCGGGCGTAGAGGTCCACGAGGCGGGCCAGCTTGGACAGCCCCGTGATGCGCCCGTCGGCGCTGGGCACGTACGCCACGTGCGCGACCCCGGTGAAGGGCAGCAGGTGGTGCTCGCACACCGAGGAGACGGGGATGTCCCGGACGGCCACGATCTCGTCGTGGCCGATGTCGAAGGAGGTCGCCAGCACCTCGGCAGGGTCCTGCCGCAGACCGGCGAACAGCTCCGTGCAGGCGCGGGCCACCCGGTCCGGCGTGGACCGCAGCCCCTCGCGGTCGGGGTCCTCGCCGATGGCCAGCAGCAGCTCCCGGACGGCGGCGCGGGCCCGGTCGAGGTCGACCGGGCCGACAGGCGCCGCCGCGCCGGTGCCGGCGGGCCCCGCGGCGGCGCCGGGTGCGGGCGCCGCCACGGTCAGGCCTGGGGGCCGGGGTCGGTGCGGAAGCCCTCGGGCCCGCGGACGCCACCGGCGAGGTGGTCCTCGCCGGCCGCGGCGGCCTCGTCCTGGGGGGCCATCGGGTGCGCGTACCCGTTCTGCGACGCGGCGACCTCCTTGGGGGACATCACCGGCGGGCGCTGGTCGACGTGCCGGCGCTCGCTGGAGAGCCACACCGGCCGCAGCGGGCGCTTCTGCACGGGCGCGAAGACCTCGGCGAGCTGCTCGCGGTTGAGGGTCTCCTCCTCGAGCAGGCGCACCACGAGGGTGTCGAGCACCTGGCGGTGCTCCATGAGGATCTCCCAGGCCTCGTCGTGCGCGTTCTCGATGAGGCGGCGGACCTCCTCGTCGACGACGGCGGCGACGCCCTCGGAGTAGTCGCGCTCGTGGCCCATGTCGCGACCCATGAAGACCTCGCCGCTGCCGCTGCCCAGCTTGATGGCGCCCACGCGCTCGCTCATGCCGTACTGCGTGACCATCTTGCGGGCCATGTCGGTGGCCTTCTCGATGTCGTTGCTGGCGCCGGTGGTCGGGTCGTGGAAGACCAGCTCCTCCGCGACGCGCCCGCCCAGGGCGTACGCCAGCTGGTCGAGGATCTCGTTGCGGGTGGTGGAGTACTTGTCGTCCACCGGGAGCACCATCGTGTAGC of Quadrisphaera sp. RL12-1S contains these proteins:
- the folP gene encoding dihydropteroate synthase; this encodes MRRTLVWGVVNTTPDSFSDGGLHLAAPAAVEHGLALVAQGADVVDVGGESTRPGATRPSEAEELARVLPVVSALADRGVVVSVDTMRAGVAAAALAAGASIVNDVSGGLADPAMADLVASSGATCVLGHWRGHSDTMNDLAVYDDVVAEVRAELGARLAAFEAAGARPGQLVADPGLGFAKRAEHDWALLAALPELVGAWGRVLVGASRKRFLGTLLADGASSDGTAGTAGAPVVPRPPDQRDDATAAVSALAAAAGAWGVRVHAVRPSADAVRVAARWAEAAA
- the folE gene encoding GTP cyclohydrolase I FolE, with product MAAPAPGAAAGPAGTGAAAPVGPVDLDRARAAVRELLLAIGEDPDREGLRSTPDRVARACTELFAGLRQDPAEVLATSFDIGHDEIVAVRDIPVSSVCEHHLLPFTGVAHVAYVPSADGRITGLSKLARLVDLYARRPQVQERLTTQVADALVEHLHARGVLVVVDCEHLCMSVRGVRTPGARTTTSAVRGGMRDAATRAEALSLVLGR
- the folK gene encoding 2-amino-4-hydroxy-6-hydroxymethyldihydropteridine diphosphokinase yields the protein MSGLLTAELHGDVVSLRGLRARGRHGVLDAERQLGQVFTADVDLQVDTRTAAVTDELSDAVDYSVVAADVVAVLAGEPVQLVEVLAGRVASACLAHAGVRAVAVAVHKPQAPVQVPFDDVVITVVRRRGDLLDAVPARPYDAVVALGANLGDRRAALATAVRDLAATSGLEVVGASGVVETAAVGLPGAAPQPDYLNAVVRLRCALSPRALLAACRAVESAHGRDAAVRASEVRWGARTLDVDVIACGALVAADGAHADGRPALEVPHPRARVRAFVLVPWARLAPDDLLPGAGRVADVLADLAASDPAAVADVRSRPDVVLAGADGTTGPAAGGGA